A region of the Bryobacteraceae bacterium genome:
TAAAAAATCTACGACGAGGGTGCGCTTGTGCCGGAGCCGCGGCCCATCTTCGGCGCCAGGATGGCAGAAGCGAAAATCGGCGGAGCCGATAGACACGGCCCATTCCAGGCTTGCCCTGCCAAGAACCGCTCCCACTGCCCGCGAGGAGGCGTCGTTTTGAGTGGCGGCTTCCACCGCGGGCGGGCGCCGGGGCGATTTTGTGTTTGCGGATGTCCAGCAGGGTCATGGGGACCCGTTCCCGCAGCCTTCGGCCGCTTCAATCGAGGTTGGCGGTCAGAGCCAGACGCTGGCGCAGCAGGCGCGGCACTTCGTGCGGATCGTGGACTTCGATGACTTCGCAGCCGGCCTGGCGCGCGCTTTCGATTCCTGCGGGCGAGTCCTCGAGGGCGATGGCGCGGTCGGCGCCCAGACGCTGCATGGCCAGGCGGTACGGTTCGGGGTGGGGTTTCAGGCAGCGCACGTCGTCTCCGTAGACGGCCGCGCCGAAGCGTTCGAGGACGCCCTCGGCACGGAGGATCGGTTCGATTTCCTGGCGGCTTGAGGAGGTGACCACGCCCAGCCGTGCCGGCGGGAGATGATGCAACAGGCGCTTGAGCTCGGGATCGATGAGGCCGCCGCGGGCGGCGCGCGCAGCGAAGAGCTTTTTCTTCAACGGGTAGAACGGCAGAAGTTCCTCCACCGTTCGAGGCGGCCTGGCGAGGCCGCCGAGCCGCGCGAGGAAATCCCGGTCGGAGATGCCGACGCAATGGCGGCGGTAGTCCTCCCAGGTGACTTCGAGCCCTGCCGCGCGCAGGGCCTCGTTCCAGCACTGCCAGTGGATGGGCTCCGTGTCGGCCAGAACTCCGTCAAAATCAAACAGAATAGCGGTCGAATTCTCGTTCATCTGTTGAGTAAAATGCGGCACAGAGCTTGAGGAATCCTATGTAGAAAGCGGCCAGGAATTCTGCTTGGCAACTCGATGAAATGCTCGCAATCCCGCACTCTGCCATTGAAATAAGAAGCGCCATTTGATCCATCAATCGAAGGAAATGCTGCGCACCATCTGCTGGAAGAGGGGCTCGAAGGACGGATAATCCGGCACTGGCGCCACGCAGACGACGTAGAAGAGTTCGGTCTCGAGATCGGCGGTAATGAGGACGTCAATTTCGCGGAGACCGGCGAAAGGCGAATCGGAGGAAAGGCGTGTGACGAGTCCGCGGCGGCCTCCGACGACAACGCGCTGGGGCTGTTCGAGAACCCTCATGTTCGACTCGCGCCGGACCATGGCGTCGATCAGCGCCCGGGTATCGCGATCGAGGCTGACCAGGCGATCCGGAATTTTTTCGCGGCGGATGATGACGCCATAGCCGACGAACCCCTGGACGACGCCTTCCGGAGGGGCGATGGTGATGCCGCCCTCGGAGCGGCTGACGCGCCAGTTGTCGGGGTATTCGATGCGGAAGCCGTCGCCGCGCCAGGCCTGCATTCGCTGCGAGACGCTGACGCGCTCCGGCTTCGGCGCCTGCGGCAGAGCGGCGGGGGAGACGCTTCCCTGCTCCGGCTTCTTGACGGCGGGGAGCTTTTCGACGATGGCCTTGATCCGGTTCAGGTCGCCTTCCTGGGCGTTGTAGTCGCCTCGCGGCATATAAGGGAGTTGCTCTTCGATGGCCTTGACGCGGTTGCCCGGGTTGGGGTGCGAAGCAGTAAAGATTTCGACGAGCTTTGGCGTCTTGCCCTTGCGCTCCGCCTCCAGCTTTTCAAAGAAGCGGGCCATCTCGATCGGGTTGTAGCCGGAGCGGGCCATCGTATAGGCCCCAAGCAGGTCAGCATCACTCTCGGCGCTGCGCGAATATTTCAGGAGGACCGAATTGGCTCCCAGTCCGATGCCGAGCTGGGCGAGCTGGCCCATGAGTCCGCCGCCGGTCATCGACCCGGCCAGCAAGGCCACAAGCTGGGTGAACTGCGCCTTGGTGGCCTGGCTGGTGCCGTGGCGGAGGACGACATGCGACAGCTCGTGGGCGAGCACGCCGGCCAGTTGCGCCTCGTTTTCGACGGCGCGGATCAGCCCGGTGTGAACGTACATGGGGCCACCAGGCAGGGCGAAGGCATTGATGGAATCCTCCTGAACCACCTTGAAGAAATACGGGTACTTCTCCAGGCCGCCGCGCTCCACCAGACGCTGGCCGATGCGGTTGATGTAGTCGGTGAGCTCGCGGTTCTGGACGACCACCATTTTCTGTTCGACCTGACGGGCGAACTCGCGGCCGAGTTCGATGTCCTGCTCCTTGCTGAAGAGGTTGAATCCGGGGCGAGGAAGCGGCCGCTTCCTGGCCTGCGCGGCCGCGAAAGGCGCCAGCAGGGCACCGGCCATGGCGGCCACCAGCGCGATGCGTCTCGTCATCATAGGCCCTCTCCTATCATGCTGGCATAATGGACGGTATGACGCCCACTGAAAAAATCTGGCACAACGGGCGGTTTATCGCCTGGGAGGATGCCCGCATTCATGTGCTGTCCCATGTGGTCAGCTACGGCAGTTCGGTGTTTGAAGGCGTGCGCTGTTATGACACCGAGCGAGGCCCGGCCATTTTCCGGCTGCGCGAGCACACGCGGCGGCTGCTGGATTCGGCCAAGATTTACCGCATTCCGGTGGAATATTCGCTTGAACAGCTCATGGAGGCGCAGATCGAGCTGGTGCGCGTGAACCGGCTGCGGTCCTGCTACATCCGCCCGATCATCCTGCGCGGCTACGGCGGGATGGGCGTGCTGCCCGCCAACAATCCGACGGAAGTGTTCCTGGCCTGCTGGGAGTGGGGCAAATATCTTGGCGAGGAGGCGCTGGCCGCGGGCGTCGACGTCTGTGTTTCGAGCTGGAACCGGATGGCGCCGAACACGTTCCCTGCCCTGGCCAAGGCCGGCGGCAACTACATCAACTCGCAACTGATCCGGATGGAGGCCAACCAGAACGGCTACGCCGAGGGCATCGCGCTGGGTCCTGACGGACTGGTAAGCGAGGGCTCGGGCGAAAACATTTTCGTCATCCGCGACGGCCGCATCTACACGCCGCCCGTCTCGGCGGGCATTCTTCCGGGCATCACGCGCGATTCGATCCTGACGCTGGCGCGCGAGGCCGGCATTGAGGTGGTGGAGACCGACATTCCGCGCGAGATGCTCTATATCGCTGACGAGATCTTTTTCACCGGGACGGCAGCGGAGGTGACGCCGGTTCGAAGTGTTGACCGCATTCCGGTCGGCAGCGGACGGCGCGGGCCGGTGACCGAGCGGCTGCAACGCGCCTTCTTCGACATTGTGGAGGGGCGCGCCGAGGACCGGCATGGGTGGCTGACGCCGGTGCCGGCCGCCTGAGCCGGGATGCGAAAGGAAGATGGCCGCCGGTTCCGCTCCCAATGTCAACCTCCCCCGAGATTCACGTTTCGGAGCGGGCCGGCGGCCTGGCTGATTCCACTGTAGAACGCCTCGGCGGCGGCGGCCAAGGGCGGCCGCGCCGGGGAGGGCGCGTTTTCAACAGCTTTATTGCATTTTCCGCTCAATGAGTTAGGCTGTGAATGGAGTGGAGAAGCTGTGCATAAAACGGAACGGCCATGAAATGTTCTGGCATTGACGCTCTGACCGGCGAGGCGGTGGAGATCACCGCCGAAGGCGGCGCCATCACGGCGGTGGAGCCGCTGCTCGGCGCGCCGCGGGGGCTGCGCTGGCTGGCGCCGGGGTTCATCGATCTCCAGGTGAACGGATTTGCGGGCGCCGATTACTGCGGGCCGGAGACGACGCAGGAGGCGATCGCGAGGTCGCTGGAGGCGCTGTTCGCCACCGGCGTGACTCGCATTTTTGCCACGGTGATCACCGGGCCGCGCGAGGCGATGCTGGCGGCGATACGCAACCTGGCGCGGGCGCGGCGCGAGCTGCCGCATGGACGGGCGATTGAGGCGGTCCACGTGGAGGGGCCGTTCATCTCGCCGCACGACGGGCCGCGCGGCGCGCATCCGCGGCAACACGTGCGTCCGCCGGACATCGACGAGTTCCGCCGCTGGCAGGAGGCGGCCGAGGGGCTGGTGCGGCTGGTGACGGTATCGCCGGAGTGGCCCGGCGCGCCGGCGTTCATCGAGGCGTTGACGAGCGAAGGCGTGGTGGCCGCCATCGGGCACCTGGATGCGACGGCGGAGCAGATTGACGCCGCCGTGCGGGCCGGAGCGCGCCTGTCGACGCACCTGGGCAACGGCTCGCACGCGCAGCTTCCGCGGCATCCGAACTATCTGTGGCAACAACTGGCCGATGACCGGCTGGCGGCGTCGTTCATCGTGGACGGCATTCATCTGGACACGGCGTTCCTCCGCGTGGCGCTGCGGGCCAAGGGCATCGAGCGCAGCGTGCTGATCACCGACGCGGTGGCACCGGCCGGCTGCGAGCCAGGGCCCTACCGGCTGGGCGCCGTGGACGTCGAGCTTCACCCGGAAGGCCGTGTGACGCTGCGGGGAACGGACCGGCTGGCCGGCAGCGCGTTGCGGATGGACCGGGGCGTGGAGAATCTGATGCGGCTCGCCGGACTCACGCTGCCGGAGGCACTGACGATGGCGGCGCGGAACCCGGCGAGGGTCGGCCGGGTGGAGCATCGCCTGCGCGGGCTCCAGCCAGGCGAGCGGGCCGACATTGTGGAATTTGATTATGACGCGGCTTCCAGATCGATCCGCGTGACGCGGACGTGGCTGGAGGGCGAACTGGTCTTTGCAGCCTGAGGGCTGTTTCCCTGCCCTGCCCCGTGCCGCAGATGAATCCGCGGGCGGACTGGGCTCATTGGCCGCGGCCGCCTCGCGCCGGAGGGGCCGCAGCGGCGCCTCCCCCGATGACGCCGCCTCCTCCAACAGCGCCACCGCTCCGTGTGCCCAAGCTGCCGGCGCCCACGGTTCCGCCGACGGGAGCGCTGGCGGAGACGGGCGCGCTAGGGGTGTAAGTGGAGCCGGCCGCACTCCGCCGTGGCAGGGAGCCCGGCAGCCCTGCGCCAAAGGCCCCGCGATCCGGGGCCACGCCAGAACCGGGCCCGCGCTGAGGCGGGAAATAGACGTACTGCACGGTGGAGGGGGTGTAGTAATAGTAACCGAACGGACTGCGGACGTATTCACTCCAGGGGATGTAGGTGGCGAAGCCGAAGTACGGGTTCCAGAACCACCGGCCGCCAGTGAATGAGCTCGACATCAACCCGGCCTGGCGGGCGGCGGAGACGTTGGCCATGGCGATGTAACCGGCGCGGCGCTTCGACCAGCGGTAGAGCGCGTCGGTCCCTTTGCCCTGATCAAACTTCGCGGCCACCCAACCGCCGTTGGCGGCGGAAAGCTCGCGGCCGCCCTTCAGGGTCCAGGCCTGGCCGCCCGCCCGGACCTCGGCCTGTCCGTTGAAGACGCGGATGCGGACGGGCGTGGCCTGCAACCGGTACAGTCCCGCCTTGTGGATGCTGACTTCAGTGTCGCCGACGAGGAGCGTGAGGGAGTGCTCCCTGAGCAGCTCGACGACATCGGCGAGCGCGACGCCTTTCAGCAATTCCACGCGCACCGCGTCGAGCCGGCTTGACTGCATGCGCACGGCCGAGGATTCACCGATGCGGAGAAAGGCGCCCGGGGTGAGCAGGAGCTCGGCGCGGCCTTCCTGCGTCTCCAGCGTCTGGCCCTCTTTGAGTTCCACCAGCTCGGTGGGCCTGCGTTCGAACGGCTTCAGCGAGCCGCTGCGCGCGTCAGCGAGGAAAACATCGCCATCGGCGACGTTGATGAGCCCGGCGCGCGCGGAAATGGCCTGTTGGGCGAGCGCGCCGGAGGGCGCAAGCGCGAGCAGGGCCGCCGCAGCCATCAGAGGCGGAAGGAGTTTCATGGGAGGCTCCCTGACCAAGTGTGACCGCACGGTTGGACGGAAGTCAATTGACGACCGTTTCAACATTTCCGGGAATTTCCGCCGGGGGGCGGCCGTCAGGCGATGCGGGTGAAGGTGGCGATGCGAGGCTCGCCCTGGGCGAGTTCGGCCAGAACGGCGCCGAGCCGCTGAAGGTGCGGCGTGGCCAGATGACGGTCCAGCGCCTCGCGCGAGGTCCAGTTTTCGAAAAAGAGGAAGTGGCCGGGGTTGTCGGTGGAGACGTGAAGATCGTACTGGAGGCAGCCCTCTTCGGCGCGGGTGGGGGCGATGAGTGCTTCGAGTTCGCGGCGGAGCTGCTCGTGACAGCCAGGTCTGGCGATGATTTCGGCAACAACGGTAAGCATGATGCGATTGTCGCAGGGTTGCAGCGTGCGCGTCAGGACTGGCGTTTGCGGATGGGGATGCCGAGCCGTTTGATCTTCTGGTTCAGCGTGGACAGCGGAATCTTCAACAGCGCGGCGGCGTCGGTCTGGGAGTAGTTGCAGGCCTCCAGGGCCTCAATGATGGTGCGGGCCTCGAAGTCGGCGACTTTTTCAAATAGGCTCGCGTCGGGCGGCAGCGCGCCCGTGCCGGGACGGCCGAGCCGCACGCCAGTGGACTGAAGGAGCTGCTCGGGCAGCACGCTCACCGGAACCACCTCACTGGTGGCAAGCACCACGGCGCGTTCAATGGCGTTTTCCAGTTCGCGCACGTTGCCTGGCCAGTTGTAGTCCATCAGCAGGTGCATGGCCTCGGGCTCGAAGCGGAGGACGGAGCGGCCCTGCGAGTCGAGGAACTTGTTGTTCTCGCGGCAGTAGACCTGGAAGAAGTGATCCACCAGCAGCGGGATGTCCTCCTTGCGCTCGCGCAGCGGCGGCAGGTGGATATTGATGACATTGAGGCGATAATAGAGGTCCTGGCGGAACCTGCCTTCTTCGACGAGGCGGGCCAGGTCGGCGTTGGTGGCGGCGACGATGCGGACATCGACGCGGATGGTTTCGGTGGAGCCGACGGGCATGAATTCGCGCTCCTGGATGACGCGCAGGAGCTTGACCTGCATGTCGGGCGTGAGGGTGCCGATTTCGTCGAAGAAGATGGTGCCGTGGTTGGCGATTTCGAAGTAGCCGCGGCGGTTGGCGACGGCGCCGGTGAAGGCGCCCTTGACGTGGCCGAAGAGGGTGGATTCGAGCAGGTCCGGGGGAAGCGAGCCGGAGTTGACGCCGACGAAGGGCTTGTCGGCGCGGGGCGAGTTGGCGTGGATGGCCTTGGCGATGAGCTCCTTGCCGGTGCCGGTTTCGCCGGTGATGAGGATGTTGCTTTTCGACGGCGCCACCTGGGCGACGAGGTCGAGCACGCGCAGCATGCGCTCGCTCTTGCCGACGATGTTGGGGAAGGCGTAGCGCTCTTTCAGGGCGCGGCGGAGCTCGCGGTTTTCGCGCTCGAGCCGGGTGCGCGCGATCTGGCGGTCGATTTCGATGAGGAGCTTTTCGTTGTCCCAGGGCTTGGAGAAGTAGTCGTTGGCGCCGGACTTGAGCGCTTCGACGGCGACCTCGACCGAGCCGTAGGCGGTGATGAGGAAGATGGGCGTTTCGCGGTCGCGGCGGCGGATCTCGTCGAGGACCTCGAGGCCGGAGCGGTCCGGCATCATCAGGTCGAGCAGGACGAGGTCGAAGACGCCGGACTCGAAGCGGCGCAGGCCCTCGGCGGCGGTTTCGGCGGCGGCGACGGAGTAGCCTTCGCCTTCGAGCAGCAATTCGAGCGACTCGCGGATGTCGGCCTCGTCGTCGATGACGAGGATCCGGCCGCGGTTCGTGCGGGGCGCGTCCGCTGGGGTTTCCACTTCAGGCCGAGGCATCAGCAGTTTTCCGGTTCATGGCGGGAAATTCGAGCCGGAACACGGCGCCGCCAGTGGGCGGCGAGCCGGCTTCGATCAGGCCGCCATGCTCTTCCACAATGCCATAACTGACACTGAGGCCGAGGCCGGTGCCTTTGCGGGCGCCCTTGGTGGTGAAGAAGGGGTCGAAGATGCGGGGCAGATGCTCGGGCGGGATGCCCGGGCCGGTGTCGCGCACCTCGGCGCGCACGGTGGCGCCATCGGAGTGCGAGCACAGCACGAGCCGGCGGGGCGCGCCTTCGGGCAGGCCGGCCATGGCGTCGCGCGCGTTGAGCAGGAGGTTGAGGAAGACCTGCTGGAGCTTGCCGGCATTGCCGCGCACGGGCGGCAGCTCCGGGGCGAGCTCGTAGACGATTTCGATCCGGTGCTTTTCGAACTGGTGTTCGAGCAGGGAAACGGTCTCGCGGATGACGCGGTTCAGGTCGAGCGGCTCGAAGTCGGCGCCGGAGGTGCGCGAAAAATTCAGCAGCGAGTTGACGATTTCAGAGGCGCGAAAGGTCTGGCGGGCGATCTTGTCGAGGATGCGGGCCTTCTGCTCGTCGCCGGCGAGCTGCTTGGCGAGCATCTGGGCGTAGGTGGAGATGACGGCGAGCGGAGTGTTCACCTCGTGGGCCACGCCGGCGGCCAGCAGGCCGATCGAGCTGAGCTTGTCGGCCTGAATGAGGCGCCGCTCGAGCTCCTCGCGCTCGGTGACGTCATCGAAGATGATCAGGCGGCCGATGCGCTGGCCGTCCCTGGTGACCAGCGGCGCGATGGCGATGTTGACGATGGGGTCGCGCTGCGCGCCTGCGTCGGCGGCGCCCTCGGCGCCGTTGCCGTTGCCATTGCCGCCGGCGAGCCGGCGCGCGAGGGCGGAACGTTTCAGCGGAATCTTGTAGAGCTGGTGGACCTGCGACTCCCCCCGAAGGGCCTCGAAGTGAACGGCGAGTTCGGGCGGGAACAGCTCATTCAGGCGCCGGCCAAGCGCGGCCGAGCGGGGCACGCCGGTGAGCCGTTCGATCTGCGAGTTCCAGCTTTCGACGCGGTCGTCGAGATCGGCAGCGAGAATGCCGACGTTGATCGACTCGACGATGTTTTCACTGAATTCCTTGAGCCGCTCGTACTGTTCCACCTTGGCGGCCAGCGAGCGGTACAGGCGGGCGTTTTCCACCGCCATGGCGATGTAGCCGGCCAGCGAGATCAGCAGGTCAATGTCGTCGGAAGAGAGGAAGTCGCCCTTGGTGGTGCGGCTGACGCCCAGCCAGGCGAGCGTCCGGCCGCGGAAGGTGCACGGCAGATAGTAGGTGAGGTCAAGCAGCGCAAGCGTCTCGCGCACCGGAGGCGGCAGGCGCCGGGAGACGACGTCGAGGGTGTGATGCGTGTGCTCGAAGAAGAGGTAGGGCTCCTTCGGGTGCTCCGGCAGGAAGGAGAGGTCGAGCGGTTCCCTTTCGAGATGCGTGAGGAAGCCGTCGCGGTCGAGCGCCGAATGGAGGCGGAAGCCGCTGCCGTCTTCCTTCGAGAGGAAGAAGGCGACGTGATCGACCGAGAGCGTGTTGAGGAGGCGTTCGCCGACGCTGCGCAGGGTGCGGTCGAGATCCATTTCGGAGGTCAGCTCGCGGGCGAAGCTCAGCAGGGTGCGGCGGTAGTCAAAGCGGTCGCGGTAGAAGACGTGGCGGTCGAGCTGCTCCTGGATCCAGTGGCGCAGCGGTTCGAAGACGAGCGCGGCGATAAGCACCAGCAGCACCACCGCCGTCGGGCTCAGCTCGTCGCGGCGCGAGAGCGCATAGACAAGCAGAGAGACGATGCCGAGCACAGACAGCGTGGCCAGCAGATAGACGTAGCCCTGCTGGAAGATGATGTCGACGTCCATCAGGCGGTAGCGCAGGATGGCGTAGGCCCAGGTCAGCGGCAGGAACGCCAGGAACAGCACGCTGAGCCGCATCGTCTCGGTCGGTACCATGCCGGCGGCGAAGGGACCCGCGTAGAGGATCGCAAAGGGCACAACGCCGGCCAGCGTGCCGTTGCGCAGCCACTTGAGCTGCTGGCGGAGAATCGGGTCGGCGGCGCGGCGGAAACTGAGGTGGAGCACGAGGCCGCCAGCCAGATAACAGGCCGAAAACACGGCAAGCCAGGTGCGATCCAGCAGCCAGTTCAGCTCGATGAGCGGCACGGCGCTGCGGACCACGCCGGAAGCGAAGCCGAGCTGGAGGGCGGCCAGCGACAGCGCCGGCAGATAAATCGAAAGCGCGCGGCGCAGCGGGAAGGGGCGGCGTCCGGCCGGGAACGTGAGGCAGAAATGAAGAAACAGGGCCGGGGCCAGCAACCCGGCGATCACGTTGCCGGCGTAGATGGCCGTGTCGAAAGCATTCAGCTTGCCCGTGTAGTGGAAGGTATGGAGGATGAAGCTGGCCAGGCAGAGCAGATAGAAGTGCAGCGCCTTGGGGGCGCGGTTGCGGCGGAAGAAGACGAAAAGGCCGATGATGAGATAGGCCGCGCCGACCAGGTACTGGAAGAAGAGGGCGCGGTCCCGGTTGGCGTCGGCGACGATCACCTTGGCGGTGATCTCCACGCCGTCCCGCTCCAGCGTGTAGGTGGCCTTGCCCCAGACGCCGGTGCGAAACAGCAACTGGACGACATCAATGGCCTGGCGGACGGCCACGGCGGGCGTGTTTTCAATGGGGGAGATCCGCAGCAGGACGTCGCCGCGGCGGATGCCGGCGCGGTCCGCGGGCCCCCCGGGCTGGACGTAGACGGCGGTGACGCGCACCCCGCCCTGCGGGCCGGGCGAGTCCATCCAGGTGGCGCCGTCGTCGGGCAGGTGGAAGCGCATCTGCTGCTGGTAATTGACGCCGGCAAAGATGATTGCCGTCAGCGTCAGCACGACGAGCAGTGCGCCGAGGAACTGGCTTCTCAGTCCCTGTTCCACCCTGGACTCCTCAGGCAGTCCGGCCGCCGATACACGTCGGCCTGAGCGTCAGGAAGCAATTCTGCTGCCATCTTCCAAGACCGCCTGCTACTTCCAGCCTACACCTGAAATCAACGGCTTACCAGCAGAAATTCGCAAAAAGCGGACTGGCCGTACCGGAAGCGGAATTGCACCCTACGAAAATGTGAACTGGCGTTGGCCGCCGCTGTTTCACTTCGACTCAAGGATGAAGGCGGGTACCAGGCCGGCCGCCGAC
Encoded here:
- a CDS encoding branched chain amino acid aminotransferase; protein product: MTPTEKIWHNGRFIAWEDARIHVLSHVVSYGSSVFEGVRCYDTERGPAIFRLREHTRRLLDSAKIYRIPVEYSLEQLMEAQIELVRVNRLRSCYIRPIILRGYGGMGVLPANNPTEVFLACWEWGKYLGEEALAAGVDVCVSSWNRMAPNTFPALAKAGGNYINSQLIRMEANQNGYAEGIALGPDGLVSEGSGENIFVIRDGRIYTPPVSAGILPGITRDSILTLAREAGIEVVETDIPREMLYIADEIFFTGTAAEVTPVRSVDRIPVGSGRRGPVTERLQRAFFDIVEGRAEDRHGWLTPVPAA
- a CDS encoding N-acetylglucosamine-6-phosphate deacetylase, translated to MKCSGIDALTGEAVEITAEGGAITAVEPLLGAPRGLRWLAPGFIDLQVNGFAGADYCGPETTQEAIARSLEALFATGVTRIFATVITGPREAMLAAIRNLARARRELPHGRAIEAVHVEGPFISPHDGPRGAHPRQHVRPPDIDEFRRWQEAAEGLVRLVTVSPEWPGAPAFIEALTSEGVVAAIGHLDATAEQIDAAVRAGARLSTHLGNGSHAQLPRHPNYLWQQLADDRLAASFIVDGIHLDTAFLRVALRAKGIERSVLITDAVAPAGCEPGPYRLGAVDVELHPEGRVTLRGTDRLAGSALRMDRGVENLMRLAGLTLPEALTMAARNPARVGRVEHRLRGLQPGERADIVEFDYDAASRSIRVTRTWLEGELVFAA
- a CDS encoding antibiotic biosynthesis monooxygenase; amino-acid sequence: MLTVVAEIIARPGCHEQLRRELEALIAPTRAEEGCLQYDLHVSTDNPGHFLFFENWTSREALDRHLATPHLQRLGAVLAELAQGEPRIATFTRIA
- a CDS encoding acetoacetate metabolism regulatory protein AtoC is translated as MPRPEVETPADAPRTNRGRILVIDDEADIRESLELLLEGEGYSVAAAETAAEGLRRFESGVFDLVLLDLMMPDRSGLEVLDEIRRRDRETPIFLITAYGSVEVAVEALKSGANDYFSKPWDNEKLLIEIDRQIARTRLERENRELRRALKERYAFPNIVGKSERMLRVLDLVAQVAPSKSNILITGETGTGKELIAKAIHANSPRADKPFVGVNSGSLPPDLLESTLFGHVKGAFTGAVANRRGYFEIANHGTIFFDEIGTLTPDMQVKLLRVIQEREFMPVGSTETIRVDVRIVAATNADLARLVEEGRFRQDLYYRLNVINIHLPPLRERKEDIPLLVDHFFQVYCRENNKFLDSQGRSVLRFEPEAMHLLMDYNWPGNVRELENAIERAVVLATSEVVPVSVLPEQLLQSTGVRLGRPGTGALPPDASLFEKVADFEARTIIEALEACNYSQTDAAALLKIPLSTLNQKIKRLGIPIRKRQS
- a CDS encoding hypothetical protein (possible pseudo, internal stop codon, frameshifted); translation: MEQGLRSQFLGALLVVLTLTAIIFAGVNYQQQMRFHLPDDGATWMDSPGPQGGVRVTAVYVQPGGPADRAGIRRGDVLLRISPIENTPAVAVRQAIDVVQLLFRTGVWGKATYTLERDGVEITAKVIVADANRDRALFFQYLVGAAYLIIGLFVFFRRNRAPKALHFYLLCLASFILHTFHYTGKLNAFDTAIYAGNVIAGLLAPALFLHFCLTFPAGRRPFPLRRALSIYLPALSLAALQLGFASGVVRSAVPLIELNWLLDRTWLAVFSACYLAGGLVLHLSFRRAADPILRQQLKWLRNGTLAGVVPFAILYAGPFAAGMVPTETMRLSVLFLAFLPLTWAYAILRYRLMDVDIIFQQGYVYLLATLSVLGIVSLLVYALSRRDELSPTAVVLLVLIAALVFEPLRHWIQEQLDRHVFYRDRFDYRRTLLSFARELTSEMDLDRTLRSVGERLLNTLSVDHVAFFLSKEDGSGFRLHSALDRDGFLTHLEREPLDLSFLPEHPKEPYLFFEHTHHTLDVVSRRLPPPVRETLALLDLTYYLPCTFRGRTLAWLGVSRTTKGDFLSSDDIDLLISLAGYIAMAVENARLYRSLAAKVEQYERLKEFSENIVESINVGILAADLDDRVESWNSQIERLTGVPRSAALGRRLNELFPPELAVHFEALRGESQVHQLYKIPLKRSALARRLAGGNGNGNGAEGAADAGAQRDPIVNIAIAPLVTRDGQRIGRLIIFDDVTEREELERRLIQADKLSSIGLLAAGVAHEVNTPLAVISTYAQMLAKQLAGDEQKARILDKIARQTFRASEIVNSLLNFSRTSGADFEPLDLNRVIRETVSLLEHQFEKHRIEIVYELAPELPPVRGNAGKLQQVFLNLLLNARDAMAGLPEGAPRRLVLCSHSDGATVRAEVRDTGPGIPPEHLPRIFDPFFTTKGARKGTGLGLSVSYGIVEEHGGLIEAGSPPTGGAVFRLEFPAMNRKTADASA